From the genome of Cellvibrio japonicus Ueda107, one region includes:
- the aceE gene encoding pyruvate dehydrogenase (acetyl-transferring), homodimeric type encodes MQHDIDAIETKEWLDALRSVVRHAGKDRAAELLKALSESAVNNGIEQPSSIQTPYRNTIPVEKEIQFPGDAKLERKIRSIIRWNAMAMVMKANDNDDGLGGHIASFASSATLYDVGFNHFFRGNDGDVPGDLIYFQGHVSPGMYARSYIEGRFDDETLDNFRREVDGKGLSSYPHPWLMPDYWQFPTVSMGLGPIKSIYQARFNRYLEARGLVPVSDRKVWAFLGDGECDEPESLGAISLASREKLDNLIFVINCNLQRLDGPVRGNGKIVQELEGVFRGAGWNVIKVLWGRGWDALLAKDKTGLLQKRMDEVVDGEMQNYKANGGAYTREHFFGKYPELLELVKDLSDDDIMALARGGHDSHKVYNAYHQAVNTKGRPTVILAQTVKGYGMGSSGEAINKTHSVKSLVIEDLKRFRDRFELPISDEDLPNLPYYRPAEDSPEMQYMKGRRKELRGFLPSRSSAFDPLLVPALDAFAAQLKSTGEREISTTMSFVRILSSLVKDKNIGKQIVPIVPDEARTFGMEGMFKTVGIYSSEGQKYVPHDAGQMMSYHESATGQILEEGINEAGSMASWIAAATAYSNYRKPMIPFYIYYSMFGFQRIGDLAWAAGDSQARGFLLGATAGRTTLNGEGLQHQDGHSHVFANTIPNCRSYDPTYAYELAVIIQDGIKRMYHDNENVFYYVSLMNENYQHPDLPEGAEEGIIKGIYQLEKGTGKAKNRVQLMGAGTILREVRFAAEILRNEFDVEADVWSVTSVNELTRDGQRATRWNLLNPTATPRKPYVTQALEGSDGPFVIATDNLKTYSEQLRAYIPGHYTVLGTEGFGRSDTRSKLRHFFEVNRYFVVIAALKSLADQGKIKADVVAKAIKKFGIDPEKADPLSV; translated from the coding sequence ATGCAACACGATATCGATGCCATTGAAACAAAAGAGTGGCTGGATGCCCTTCGGTCAGTTGTACGTCACGCGGGTAAAGACCGCGCTGCAGAATTATTGAAAGCCCTGTCCGAGTCCGCCGTTAATAATGGCATTGAACAGCCTTCCTCAATCCAGACTCCCTATCGCAATACCATTCCTGTCGAAAAAGAAATCCAATTCCCCGGCGATGCCAAACTGGAGCGTAAAATCCGCTCAATTATTCGTTGGAATGCCATGGCAATGGTGATGAAAGCCAACGATAACGATGACGGCCTCGGTGGTCATATAGCCTCCTTCGCTTCATCCGCCACCCTCTATGACGTAGGTTTTAACCACTTTTTCCGCGGTAATGACGGCGATGTTCCCGGTGACCTGATTTACTTCCAGGGCCATGTATCACCTGGTATGTATGCCCGCTCTTATATCGAAGGTCGTTTCGACGACGAAACCCTCGACAATTTCCGCCGTGAAGTAGACGGCAAAGGCTTGTCCTCCTACCCACATCCCTGGTTGATGCCGGACTACTGGCAGTTCCCGACCGTATCCATGGGGCTGGGGCCGATCAAATCCATTTACCAGGCGCGCTTCAACCGCTACCTGGAAGCCCGCGGTTTGGTACCGGTTTCCGATCGTAAAGTCTGGGCGTTCCTGGGCGATGGCGAATGTGATGAACCAGAGAGCCTGGGTGCTATTTCCCTGGCATCGCGCGAGAAGCTGGACAACCTGATCTTCGTTATCAACTGTAACCTGCAGCGCCTGGACGGTCCGGTGCGCGGCAATGGCAAGATCGTGCAAGAGCTGGAAGGCGTATTCCGTGGCGCTGGCTGGAACGTGATCAAAGTGCTCTGGGGACGCGGTTGGGATGCATTACTTGCCAAAGATAAAACCGGTCTGTTGCAAAAGCGTATGGACGAAGTGGTCGATGGCGAAATGCAAAATTACAAAGCCAACGGCGGTGCCTATACCCGTGAGCATTTCTTCGGCAAATACCCGGAGCTGCTGGAGCTGGTGAAAGACCTGAGCGATGACGACATTATGGCGCTGGCACGTGGCGGTCACGATTCGCACAAGGTATACAACGCCTATCACCAGGCAGTGAATACCAAAGGCAGACCTACAGTGATTCTCGCCCAAACCGTAAAAGGTTACGGTATGGGCTCTTCGGGCGAAGCGATCAATAAAACTCACTCGGTCAAAAGCCTGGTGATTGAAGATCTCAAAAGGTTCCGCGACCGTTTTGAATTGCCAATCAGCGATGAAGACCTGCCCAACCTGCCTTACTATCGCCCGGCAGAAGACAGCCCGGAAATGCAATACATGAAGGGACGCCGCAAAGAACTGCGCGGCTTCCTGCCTTCGCGCAGCTCGGCGTTCGATCCTTTGCTGGTACCTGCACTGGATGCCTTTGCAGCCCAGCTGAAAAGTACTGGCGAGCGCGAAATCTCCACCACCATGAGTTTTGTGCGCATACTTTCCTCGCTGGTAAAAGATAAAAATATCGGCAAGCAAATCGTGCCGATTGTTCCCGATGAAGCGCGTACCTTCGGTATGGAAGGTATGTTCAAAACCGTGGGCATTTACTCCTCTGAAGGCCAAAAATACGTTCCGCACGATGCCGGCCAAATGATGTCCTACCACGAGTCTGCCACCGGCCAGATCCTGGAAGAGGGGATCAACGAGGCAGGCTCCATGGCTTCCTGGATTGCAGCGGCGACAGCCTATAGCAATTACCGAAAGCCGATGATTCCGTTCTACATCTATTACTCCATGTTTGGTTTCCAGCGCATTGGCGACCTGGCCTGGGCAGCAGGTGATTCGCAAGCGCGCGGTTTCCTGTTGGGCGCGACGGCCGGCCGCACCACCCTGAATGGCGAAGGTTTACAGCACCAGGATGGCCATAGCCACGTGTTTGCCAACACCATCCCCAATTGCCGCTCCTATGATCCGACCTATGCTTACGAGCTGGCGGTTATTATCCAGGACGGTATCAAGCGCATGTATCACGACAATGAAAACGTGTTTTATTACGTTTCATTGATGAACGAAAACTACCAGCATCCGGATCTGCCCGAAGGTGCTGAAGAAGGTATTATCAAAGGCATCTACCAGCTGGAAAAAGGTACGGGTAAAGCGAAGAACCGCGTACAACTGATGGGAGCTGGCACCATCCTGCGCGAAGTGCGTTTTGCCGCAGAGATCCTGCGCAATGAATTCGATGTAGAGGCAGATGTGTGGAGCGTCACCAGTGTGAATGAACTGACGCGCGATGGTCAGCGCGCTACCCGCTGGAACCTGCTCAACCCCACCGCAACCCCGCGCAAGCCCTATGTCACCCAGGCGCTGGAAGGCAGCGATGGTCCATTCGTGATTGCTACCGACAACCTGAAAACTTATTCAGAGCAACTGCGCGCTTATATTCCCGGTCATTACACCGTCCTGGGAACCGAGGGCTTTGGTCGCAGTGATACCCGCAGCAAACTGCGTCACTTCTTTGAGGTTAACCGCTACTTCGTTGTGATTGCAGCGCTCAAATCCCTGGCAGACCAAGGCAAGATCAAAGCCGACGTGGTTGCCAAGGCCATCAAGAAATTTGGTATAGATCCGGAAAAAGCGGATCCCCTGAGTGTGTAA
- the aceF gene encoding dihydrolipoyllysine-residue acetyltransferase: MTVAIQSIKVPDIGGAEGVEVIEISVKVGDVVAEGDSIVVLETDKASMEIPADVAGKVVAIKINVGDKVSQGDLLIDVEAEGAGAAAEPAPVAAPAPAAPAPAAASAEVAVVVPDIGGAEGVDVIEVNVNVGDEVSAGDTLIVLETDKASMEVPAEVAGKVVSLAIKVGDKVSQGSAIGVIATTGAAPKADAAKAEAPKAEAPKPAAAPAPVAAKVEEIVQTGDVYAGPAVRKLARQLGVDLGKVSGTGPRGRLLKDDVRTYVKPIVQAAQSGAAVGGAGIPRVPAVDFAKFGEIETVKMSKVKKITADNMTRNWLNIPHVTQWDDADITDLEAFRNSLKAEAEKRGSKLTPLPFLLKAAAAALVAEPSFNVSLHHDGESIVHKKYVHIGIAVDTPNGLMVPVIRNVDKKGLWELTDDINAIVKKARDGKLLPADMQGGCFTISSLGAAGGNGFTPIVNAPEVAILGVSRAQMKPVWNGKEFVPRNMLPLSLSYDHRAINGADAGRFFTYLTAVVADVRRLLL, translated from the coding sequence ATGACAGTGGCAATTCAATCAATCAAAGTGCCCGATATTGGCGGTGCAGAAGGCGTTGAAGTAATCGAAATCTCCGTCAAGGTGGGCGATGTAGTCGCCGAGGGTGATTCGATTGTCGTGCTTGAGACCGACAAAGCTTCAATGGAAATTCCTGCCGATGTCGCGGGCAAGGTTGTCGCTATTAAAATAAATGTGGGGGATAAAGTATCCCAGGGTGATCTGCTGATTGATGTAGAAGCTGAAGGGGCTGGCGCTGCTGCCGAACCGGCACCTGTCGCTGCACCTGCTCCGGCGGCACCCGCCCCCGCTGCTGCCAGCGCTGAAGTGGCGGTAGTTGTACCCGACATCGGTGGCGCGGAAGGTGTTGATGTTATTGAGGTTAACGTCAATGTCGGCGATGAAGTTTCCGCAGGTGATACCCTGATCGTGTTGGAAACCGACAAAGCCTCTATGGAAGTTCCTGCCGAAGTCGCCGGTAAAGTTGTCAGCCTGGCAATCAAGGTAGGCGATAAAGTATCCCAGGGCAGTGCTATCGGCGTGATTGCTACGACCGGCGCGGCACCCAAGGCAGACGCTGCCAAAGCGGAAGCGCCGAAAGCAGAGGCGCCCAAGCCAGCTGCTGCTCCAGCACCCGTTGCCGCCAAGGTAGAAGAAATTGTACAAACCGGTGATGTATATGCAGGCCCCGCCGTGCGCAAACTGGCTCGCCAACTGGGCGTGGATCTGGGCAAGGTCAGCGGTACGGGCCCCCGCGGTCGCTTGCTGAAAGATGATGTACGCACTTACGTTAAGCCTATCGTACAGGCTGCACAATCGGGTGCTGCAGTTGGTGGTGCAGGTATTCCTCGTGTGCCGGCGGTGGACTTCGCCAAGTTTGGTGAAATTGAAACGGTGAAAATGTCCAAGGTGAAGAAAATCACTGCCGACAATATGACCCGTAACTGGCTCAATATCCCCCATGTTACCCAATGGGATGATGCGGATATCACCGACCTTGAAGCCTTCCGCAATAGCCTCAAGGCCGAAGCCGAAAAACGCGGTAGCAAACTGACCCCCCTGCCATTCCTGTTGAAAGCCGCTGCCGCTGCGCTGGTTGCCGAGCCAAGTTTTAATGTGTCTTTACATCACGATGGCGAAAGTATTGTGCATAAGAAGTATGTGCACATTGGTATTGCCGTAGACACGCCCAATGGTTTGATGGTGCCTGTCATTCGCAACGTTGATAAGAAAGGCCTGTGGGAACTGACTGACGACATCAACGCTATCGTGAAAAAAGCGCGCGATGGCAAACTGCTGCCGGCCGATATGCAAGGTGGCTGCTTCACTATTTCCAGCCTGGGGGCTGCCGGTGGTAATGGTTTCACGCCTATCGTGAACGCACCGGAAGTGGCTATCCTCGGTGTGTCGCGCGCGCAAATGAAACCCGTCTGGAATGGCAAGGAGTTTGTGCCGCGCAATATGTTGCCGCTGTCACTCTCCTACGATCACCGCGCCATTAATGGCGCTGATGCGGGCCGTTTCTTCACTTACCTGACCGCGGTAGTCGCTGATGTAAGACGCTTGCTGTTGTAA
- a CDS encoding DUF1287 domain-containing protein, translating to MQKIPFTLLVFSMLFAGKLFAQTAAEKLVDAALSQTATRVSYNGAYIKIPYPMGDVPAHIGVCTDVVIRAYRAQEIDLQQLVHEDIKAHFSAYPAKRLWGQSRPDTNIDHRRVPNLQVFFTRQGKSLPISRNASTYQAGDLVTWMLPGNQPHIGVITHKRSADGERPLIVHNIGAGPQLEDILFSYTITGHYRYGW from the coding sequence ATGCAAAAAATACCGTTCACACTATTAGTGTTTAGTATGTTGTTTGCAGGCAAGTTGTTCGCCCAAACAGCGGCAGAAAAACTGGTGGATGCGGCCTTGTCGCAAACAGCCACCAGGGTCAGCTATAACGGTGCCTATATCAAAATCCCCTATCCGATGGGCGATGTGCCTGCGCACATCGGCGTGTGTACCGATGTGGTGATCCGCGCGTATCGCGCGCAGGAAATCGATTTGCAGCAATTGGTGCACGAGGATATAAAAGCACACTTCAGCGCTTATCCAGCCAAGCGCCTGTGGGGGCAATCACGACCGGACACCAATATCGATCACCGTCGAGTGCCTAACCTGCAGGTGTTTTTTACTCGCCAGGGCAAATCCCTGCCCATTTCACGCAATGCAAGTACCTACCAGGCAGGCGATCTGGTTACCTGGATGTTGCCAGGTAACCAGCCCCACATAGGTGTCATCACGCATAAGCGCTCCGCTGACGGCGAGCGTCCCCTCATCGTTCACAACATAGGTGCCGGCCCGCAGCTGGAAGACATACTGTTCAGCTATACCATCACCGGCCACTACCGCTATGGCTGGTAA
- a CDS encoding VanZ family protein yields MWRLLCVSQFYALLFVYTYLGLTPHPEQSVPVFNDLLMHFAGYSVAAVSISFARPYWPIWQRILFLLVYSIAIEIAQHFHPPRTFSLMDILANAGGILLGLALVILLQITCKPFNRLLYWQTRPNTHAS; encoded by the coding sequence ATGTGGCGGTTGCTCTGCGTCAGCCAGTTTTATGCTTTGCTGTTTGTTTATACCTATTTAGGGCTAACACCCCACCCGGAACAGTCTGTCCCTGTCTTTAACGATTTGTTAATGCACTTTGCCGGTTATAGCGTGGCAGCCGTCTCGATCAGTTTTGCACGCCCCTACTGGCCTATCTGGCAACGTATCCTGTTTTTATTGGTCTACTCCATTGCCATTGAAATTGCCCAGCACTTTCATCCACCGCGCACCTTCAGCCTGATGGATATCCTGGCTAATGCGGGTGGAATCCTGTTAGGGCTGGCCCTCGTGATCCTGTTGCAAATCACTTGCAAGCCCTTTAACCGATTACTGTATTGGCAGACGCGACCCAACACCCATGCGTCCTGA
- the mobA gene encoding molybdenum cofactor guanylyltransferase MobA, whose amino-acid sequence MIHSLPVAGLILAGGLARRMGGGDKCLLPLAGKTLLQRTIERARPQVDELLLNANGSSLRFARTRLPVIADEFPNNPGPLGGIHAGLHWLKRDNPDAEWLISFASDTPFFPEDLVARLLESAISHKVQLSLASSQNRLHPTFALWHASLLSPIEQQLASGEIPRLQDWVAQQRHSTVEFAIGEYDPFFNINTPQDLYTAESKIHLVD is encoded by the coding sequence ATGATTCACTCCCTACCCGTCGCTGGCCTGATTCTGGCCGGGGGTCTGGCGCGCCGCATGGGCGGTGGCGATAAATGTTTACTGCCCCTCGCGGGTAAAACCCTGTTACAGCGCACAATTGAGCGTGCGCGGCCCCAGGTTGATGAACTCCTGCTCAATGCCAATGGCAGCAGCTTGCGTTTCGCCCGCACCCGTTTACCGGTCATTGCCGATGAATTTCCCAATAATCCCGGCCCCCTGGGCGGTATACACGCGGGACTCCACTGGCTGAAACGCGATAACCCGGATGCCGAATGGCTGATCAGTTTTGCGTCGGATACCCCTTTCTTTCCGGAAGACCTGGTTGCCCGTTTGCTGGAAAGCGCTATAAGCCACAAAGTACAGCTCAGCCTGGCCAGCAGCCAAAACCGGCTTCATCCAACCTTTGCACTATGGCATGCCTCCCTGCTGAGTCCGATCGAGCAGCAACTGGCCTCCGGCGAAATACCCCGCCTGCAGGATTGGGTTGCACAACAGCGCCATAGTACGGTGGAGTTTGCCATCGGAGAATACGATCCCTTTTTTAATATCAACACACCACAGGATCTGTATACCGCTGAAAGCAAAATCCACCTGGTCGATTAA
- the pdxH gene encoding pyridoxamine 5'-phosphate oxidase, which translates to MELQLEDFRREYTQGGLERDDLDADPLVQFGRWMEQTIKSGIPDPNAMTVATVDETGQPSQRIVLLKHVDEKGFVFYTNLNSRKAKELKHNPRISLHFPWYLLERQVKVCGVAEQLSTAEVVKYFVSRPRESQLGAWASQQSRPIPSRALLMQQFEAMKNKFAKGEIPLPDFWGGFRVKPHQMEFWQGGAHRLHDRFQYNRQTDGRWTIDRLEP; encoded by the coding sequence ATGGAATTACAACTTGAAGATTTTCGTCGCGAATATACCCAGGGCGGCCTGGAGCGCGATGATCTGGATGCTGATCCGCTGGTGCAGTTTGGCCGCTGGATGGAGCAGACAATCAAATCCGGTATTCCCGATCCCAATGCCATGACCGTGGCGACCGTGGATGAAACCGGCCAGCCATCCCAGCGGATTGTGCTGCTCAAGCATGTGGATGAAAAAGGGTTTGTGTTTTACACCAACCTTAACAGCCGCAAGGCCAAAGAGCTGAAGCACAACCCCAGGATCAGCCTGCATTTTCCCTGGTATTTGCTTGAGCGCCAGGTCAAGGTCTGCGGTGTGGCCGAGCAGCTCTCTACGGCAGAGGTTGTGAAATATTTTGTCTCGCGTCCGCGTGAAAGCCAATTAGGGGCCTGGGCCTCACAGCAGAGTCGGCCAATTCCGTCGCGCGCCTTGTTGATGCAGCAATTTGAGGCGATGAAAAACAAATTTGCCAAAGGTGAGATTCCGCTACCGGATTTCTGGGGTGGGTTTCGGGTAAAGCCCCATCAAATGGAATTCTGGCAGGGCGGCGCCCACCGGCTGCACGACCGTTTTCAGTACAACCGACAAACCGATGGCCGTTGGACGATTGACCGGCTGGAGCCCTAG
- a CDS encoding NAD(P)H-quinone oxidoreductase: MKYIDYAPGGPEFLRIAEGQVPDVGAGEVLVHVAAAGVNRPDILQRQGLYPAPAAASPVLGLEVAGDVIALGQGVKRWRLGDRVCALVNGGGYATHVAVPEAQCLPVPQGLDWVQAAALPETLFTVWHNLIQRAHLQAGERLLVHGGASGIGTMAIQLAKALGADVFATAGSVEKCAACAQLGAQAINYRIQDFVGEVKALTAGQGVDVILDMVGGDYVQRNFSAAAKDGRIVNIAFLQGSRVTLDLMPFMLKRLTFTGSTLRAQSAAAKAQIARELEAQVWPLLAAGKIRPMIDSVYPLARVADAHRRMEANQHIGKLVLDMNL; encoded by the coding sequence ATGAAATATATCGATTACGCGCCTGGCGGCCCGGAGTTCCTGCGTATTGCTGAGGGGCAGGTGCCCGATGTGGGGGCAGGTGAGGTATTGGTTCACGTTGCTGCTGCCGGGGTCAACCGCCCGGATATCCTGCAGCGCCAGGGACTTTATCCCGCTCCTGCCGCTGCGTCCCCTGTCCTGGGACTCGAAGTAGCGGGAGACGTTATTGCCCTGGGGCAGGGGGTAAAACGCTGGCGCCTGGGCGATAGGGTATGCGCGCTGGTTAATGGTGGAGGCTATGCCACCCATGTGGCAGTACCGGAGGCACAATGCCTGCCTGTGCCACAGGGATTGGATTGGGTTCAAGCCGCTGCGTTGCCGGAAACCCTGTTCACGGTTTGGCATAACCTTATTCAGCGCGCGCACCTGCAAGCTGGCGAGCGCTTGTTGGTTCATGGCGGTGCCAGTGGTATAGGTACTATGGCCATACAACTGGCCAAAGCCTTGGGCGCAGACGTTTTCGCAACAGCTGGCTCCGTAGAGAAATGTGCAGCCTGCGCACAATTAGGCGCGCAGGCGATTAACTACCGGATTCAGGATTTTGTGGGCGAAGTAAAAGCCCTGACGGCGGGGCAGGGGGTGGATGTCATTCTCGATATGGTGGGTGGAGACTATGTCCAGCGTAATTTCTCTGCTGCAGCCAAAGATGGACGCATCGTCAATATCGCCTTTTTGCAAGGCAGTCGCGTCACGCTGGATTTAATGCCATTCATGCTTAAGCGTTTGACATTCACCGGTTCAACCCTGCGCGCCCAATCGGCGGCGGCCAAGGCGCAAATAGCGCGTGAATTGGAAGCACAGGTATGGCCATTACTGGCTGCCGGAAAAATACGTCCGATGATTGATTCGGTTTATCCGTTGGCGCGGGTTGCTGACGCCCATCGGCGTATGGAAGCAAACCAACACATTGGCAAACTAGTTTTGGATATGAATCTATGA
- a CDS encoding CaiB/BaiF CoA transferase family protein, with amino-acid sequence MSEPQQRPLEGIRVIEVGQLLAGPFAGCMLAYFGAEVIKIEPPEGDPIRGWRVLDNGTSLWWRSLGRNKKSVVLDLKKPAGQQLARRLIDSADVVIENFRPGVMESWGLGPDEVKQSNPKLVYARISGYGQTGPYASKPGFASVCEGMSGFRYVNGFPDQAPVRPNLSIGDTIAGIHTALGIALALLQRERGGKGQVVDVALYEAMFNLMEAVVPEFDGAGVIRQPSGTTVTGIVPTNTYRCKNGKYVVIGGNGDSIFQRLMEVAGYPELARDARLANNAGRVQHEAEIDNALAAWCMSKDSDEILQLLEQARVPGGPIYNVADMFADPHFQARGMFEQVEIDGKPLRIPALVPRLADTPGRTDWPGEAIGGHTQQVLSELLSLSPEDIQRLTAEGVIA; translated from the coding sequence ATGAGCGAACCACAACAGCGTCCACTTGAGGGCATTCGCGTTATTGAGGTAGGACAACTGCTCGCTGGCCCCTTTGCCGGATGTATGCTCGCGTATTTCGGGGCCGAAGTGATCAAGATTGAACCACCGGAAGGTGATCCTATCCGCGGTTGGCGAGTGCTGGACAATGGCACCTCGCTCTGGTGGCGCAGCCTCGGGCGCAACAAAAAAAGTGTGGTGCTGGATTTGAAAAAACCGGCAGGCCAGCAGTTGGCGCGGCGGCTTATCGATAGTGCCGACGTGGTTATCGAAAATTTTCGCCCGGGGGTGATGGAGTCCTGGGGCTTGGGGCCTGATGAAGTCAAACAATCCAATCCCAAACTGGTTTATGCCCGAATTTCCGGTTATGGCCAGACAGGCCCCTATGCCAGCAAGCCAGGCTTTGCCTCTGTCTGTGAGGGGATGAGCGGTTTTCGCTATGTGAACGGTTTTCCGGATCAGGCACCGGTGCGTCCCAACCTGAGTATTGGCGATACCATTGCCGGTATCCATACGGCCCTGGGTATTGCCCTGGCATTATTGCAGCGCGAGCGGGGTGGTAAGGGCCAGGTGGTCGATGTTGCCCTCTATGAGGCCATGTTCAATCTGATGGAGGCGGTTGTACCGGAGTTTGATGGTGCGGGCGTTATTCGCCAGCCGTCGGGGACAACGGTGACCGGCATAGTGCCGACAAATACCTATCGCTGCAAAAACGGCAAGTATGTGGTGATTGGTGGCAATGGCGATTCCATCTTCCAGCGCTTGATGGAGGTTGCCGGTTATCCTGAATTAGCGCGTGATGCACGTTTGGCCAACAATGCCGGGCGGGTCCAGCACGAAGCGGAGATTGATAATGCGCTGGCCGCCTGGTGTATGAGCAAGGACTCTGATGAAATCCTGCAATTGCTGGAGCAGGCACGTGTGCCGGGAGGGCCTATCTACAATGTGGCCGATATGTTTGCCGACCCGCATTTCCAGGCGCGCGGCATGTTTGAGCAGGTGGAAATTGACGGTAAACCACTCAGAATTCCTGCCCTGGTGCCGCGCTTGGCGGATACGCCCGGACGAACCGATTGGCCTGGTGAAGCGATTGGCGGTCATACGCAACAGGTATTGAGCGAGCTGTTGTCACTTTCGCCAGAGGATATCCAGCGTTTAACTGCGGAAGGGGTCATTGCATGA
- a CDS encoding DUF1653 domain-containing protein, producing MSMKTGLYRHYKGKDYFVFQIAHHSETHEPLVVYRCLYGDYSWWVRPMDMFTESVELAGESIARFRFVRELDEQEIRQYAAPAVGDGALE from the coding sequence ATGAGTATGAAAACCGGGCTTTATCGCCACTACAAAGGCAAGGATTATTTCGTGTTCCAGATTGCCCATCACAGCGAGACCCATGAGCCACTGGTCGTTTATCGCTGCCTCTATGGCGATTATTCCTGGTGGGTGAGGCCTATGGATATGTTTACCGAATCCGTGGAACTGGCTGGCGAAAGTATTGCCCGCTTCCGTTTTGTGCGTGAGCTGGATGAACAGGAGATCCGCCAGTATGCGGCACCGGCAGTGGGAGATGGTGCCCTTGAGTGA
- the ppnN gene encoding nucleotide 5'-monophosphate nucleosidase PpnN — MSDLPYRVINESSDGYQTIDAVISPIGQLNILSKVEVAKLLDSSQSGLYKLFRNCSLAVLNTGNDLDDGKELLERYKDFDISIVQEERGIKLSVKGAPAEAFVDNKMIRGISEHLFTVLRDVIYTHDEINGNPKFNLEASEGITDAVFHMLRNAGMLQPGLDPNLVVCWGGHSISRNEYDYTKEVGYALGLRGLDICTGCGPGAMKGPMKGATIGHAKQRINNGRYIGITEPGIIAAEAPNPIVNQLAIMPDIEKRLEAFVRLGHGIIVFPGGAGTTEEILYILGILLHPDNQQIPFPLVFTGPENSAEYFTRVDKFIADTLGPEAQSHYKIIINDPAAVAREMKAGIQKVREFRKYSDDAYYFNWQLRISHDLQQPFIPTHDNMRNLELHKNQPVNQLAANLRRAFSGIVAGNVKEDGICAIEKHGHFELHGDPEIMHPVDELLESFAQQNRMKLPGRTYIPCYKVIK, encoded by the coding sequence ATGAGTGATCTACCCTATCGTGTTATCAACGAATCAAGCGATGGTTACCAAACCATCGATGCAGTAATCTCTCCCATCGGACAATTAAATATCCTCTCCAAAGTTGAGGTCGCCAAGTTACTCGACTCCAGCCAAAGCGGCTTATACAAACTCTTTCGCAACTGCTCGCTGGCAGTGCTCAACACCGGCAACGACCTGGATGATGGAAAGGAATTGCTGGAGCGTTATAAGGATTTTGATATCAGCATTGTGCAGGAAGAGCGCGGTATAAAATTGTCGGTAAAAGGCGCTCCCGCAGAAGCGTTTGTCGATAACAAAATGATTCGCGGTATCAGTGAACATTTATTCACCGTATTGCGCGATGTTATTTACACCCACGACGAAATTAACGGCAATCCAAAATTCAACCTGGAAGCATCCGAAGGCATTACCGATGCCGTGTTTCATATGCTGCGCAATGCCGGCATGTTGCAACCGGGACTGGACCCCAACCTGGTCGTATGCTGGGGCGGACACTCCATTAGCCGCAACGAGTATGACTACACCAAAGAAGTGGGTTATGCATTGGGGCTGCGCGGATTAGACATCTGTACCGGCTGCGGTCCCGGTGCCATGAAAGGCCCGATGAAAGGCGCCACCATCGGCCACGCCAAACAGCGCATTAACAATGGCCGTTACATTGGTATCACCGAGCCGGGCATTATTGCAGCTGAAGCCCCCAACCCGATTGTTAACCAGTTGGCTATCATGCCGGATATTGAAAAGCGCCTTGAGGCTTTTGTTCGCCTGGGGCATGGGATTATTGTTTTTCCTGGCGGTGCAGGCACGACCGAAGAGATTCTGTATATCCTGGGCATCCTGTTACACCCCGACAATCAACAAATTCCCTTCCCACTGGTATTCACCGGTCCAGAAAATTCTGCGGAATACTTTACCCGCGTGGACAAATTTATTGCCGATACCCTGGGACCTGAAGCCCAATCGCATTACAAGATCATCATCAACGATCCCGCTGCAGTTGCCCGGGAAATGAAAGCCGGCATTCAAAAAGTCCGTGAGTTCCGCAAATACAGTGATGATGCCTATTACTTCAACTGGCAACTCAGGATCAGCCACGACCTGCAACAACCCTTTATTCCAACCCATGACAACATGCGCAACCTGGAATTACACAAGAACCAGCCCGTTAACCAATTGGCGGCAAACCTGCGCCGCGCCTTTTCCGGCATAGTGGCGGGCAATGTGAAAGAAGATGGCATATGTGCTATCGAAAAACATGGTCACTTTGAGTTGCACGGAGACCCTGAAATCATGCACCCGGTGGATGAACTGCTTGAATCCTTTGCCCAGCAAAATCGCATGAAATTACCGGGGCGGACCTATATTCCCTGTTACAAGGTTATTAAATAA